A region of the Oenanthe melanoleuca isolate GR-GAL-2019-014 chromosome 14, OMel1.0, whole genome shotgun sequence genome:
TAAGCTAAACAAATACcaaggctgctcagagccccactGAGCAGGAGAAAGGATTCTTATAGACCATTTTCATGGTGTGAAGCAGACACACAGAGGGAATCTACATGGCAGTTCTGTCTGAACAGCCACTGCTCCTTGATTCAAACCAAGGGCTACATCCcattttcagaagcaaaaatatttgctattcCTGCTTTCCCTCTACTCTCTGTTTTCACAGCTCTCTTGCCACCATGTCCAGTACTTGATGCCCTGAAGAACCAAACAGCATCTAAAGAGAGACCAACCAGCATCACAAGCTGGAAGACATAAAGACCAACAAAATGAGGAGAGTGAAGTTGGGGGATGTCTGGAAAATAAGAGCtgtttatttattataaatacaGATTGGCTAGGTGTGCAGTTTATCCTGCAGACTCTCCAGAAAGCCACTGTGGAAAGCTGCCTCCCAGTTACCTCCCTTTTTCCACAAGACCAGGATGAACTCACTTATCCAGCAGCTCAGTGATCTTTTCTGCCATGGGATTGCACTGACATGTTCCACCAACAGTACCTTTGTCTGCCAAAGGAAGCAGTCTCTCTCCATGCCAGCAAACTCCTCCTGCCTGGTCAGACCTGGAGGTTTCttaactaattaattaattcttccCATGCTTATTCAGAGCACAAAGGTGCACAGGGATTTTGTGGATAGGGGGGTGTATTCACAGACCTGACTGGGAATCTTGCTGCCAAAATCTGTTTTGAGAAAGGCCATTTTTAGGAACAGTATGAAATGAGGCTCTTCAGGCTTGTGTGAGAAATTTGGGCACATTATTTAAGCAACTACCTCTGGATTTTGTCCTCACTAAGAGCTCTGCACTTTGAACAAGCTGATGAGGTGGCTTCTGATAATTACAGATGGCTCCTAcctgtgcagggagggctggatgTCCCTAGCAttgtccctgccctctgcccatGAACCTGTGCTGGACAGTGCCTGCAAGCAGCTGCTGACAGTGGCTGTGCCTGAGGCAAGAGATCAGCACAGAGTTCATCCTTCAGTTCTTGGGGCTCAGTTCTTCTCCAGGATCCTGGTGAGGAGCTCATTCAGCCGGTTCACCATTGGCCTGGGATCCTCATTCAGTCCTGCTGCAATCATGGCATTCTCATAAatctgaaaaagagaagaaacaactAAATAGACACTAAAGCAACCTGCctgagggaggaagggaatgTCACCCTCCAGGACCTGCATGCTGAGACCGAGAATGCCTTCTAGGGCACCTGCTAGGAAAACATGGACCACAAGTCCCAGAAATACCCAGGGACCACAGGATGTGACTCTTGCCCACTGTAATGGTTCACCCTGTTCCCTGCCATGCATGGTCTGCAAGGTCTGGGAAGGATGGTGCTGCTTCTGGAGAAGGTCTGGCTCTCACCTGGTCAAGCAACATCTGGGCCAGATCAGGCTGACTGTCCTTCAGCTCGCTGAGCTTCTTAATCAGAGCATGCCTGTAAGAGAGATCAACACTGAAACTTGTTGTTTTAGGACACAGTGAGAAATTTATTTCCAGAATGAGCAGCTAAGTTACAGTGGGTGACCAAATTCAACTTCTGTGCTCCTGTTCTGGGggcttctctcttcttttccatCTGTCCCTGTGGTCCCCAGAGGGCTGGACACTGTGGGGGGCTCATGTCAAAGGTGCCACTCAGCCTCACAGATTAAGGCTCTGTGGCACTGACTGCACTTAATCGGGAGCACTCTGCTAATTGGCAGCCTTACACTGCCTCTTCTCTGCCTCCACTTCCCAGAGGCTGCTGTACCCCAGGCCTAGAGCTGGTGCTGTCCCCCTTACCCTGTGTTGATCTCCAGggtgggctgcaggagctgggctcgCTCCTCCTGGGTCTTGGCCAGCTGCTGCATGCGCAGGAAGTGGCGGGCAGCGCCCATCTCCAGCACGGTGATCATGGCAGGGTGGGTGTCCAGCCGCGTGGTCACCTGCGCCACAAGCACCAGTCAGGGCTGCCACGGACAGTGCACGCCTTCAGGTGGGAAAGTCTGAGGATTGGGAGTGTCCTCAGCACAGATCCACACCACATCATTCATTCCCatcccacaggagctgcctAAACCAGCAGGAAAGATGAGGGCCCAAACAGCTGCACAgtccacaggctgcagctggacccAAAGCACTCCTTGCCAATCCACCTTTCTAGTCCTCAAGCAAGAAAAGTCACCAGCCTGTTGTGGTAACCTGAGCATCGACTGCAATATGGGCTTTGCTCAGTACACGTTGAGAtgtggttctgctgctgccacactgaCCATCCAATGGCAAATGCCAGCATCCACACCGTTTACACACAGGAGGCACAGAGAAGAAGGCCTTCCCACAGGGTCCAAACAAAAATCCGTGGCAGCAGATCCCCAGCCACCTATCATCTTTTTTCCCTGGGTCGTTACCTCTGTGGATCTCCTGTACTCAGTTATCCTGACACAGAATACCCACCTTCACTCCAGTGACTCGAGAGCCTAAGGCATTCCTCATCCAGGCCATCAGATCCTCAGCCTCCTTCTCTGTCAGACGTTCtccagctggcagggaaagAGGGCACATCTGAGCATGCTTCTGTAGTGTGCAATGGACAGTGAGCTGAGTTTCCACACTTCCATTTCTCAGTTTCTCTTGTGGGAGTGGGAGTGCAGCACCACTCAGCACACACCTATGTATCTTCATCCCAGAGCGTGCCATACCCAGAGGGGGCAGGCTCatgccttgccaggggctgtCTGCCTGTCTGGGCACCAGATGTATGCATGAGGTTGAAATAAAATCATGGCAACTCCACACATGACATTCCATTTAACTTTGATCATGTAAGATGAAACGAATCTGCAAAACTCTTAAGTTGCCTCAGACCATGAGAACGGGAGGGTATAAGGCTTTTGCTCAGGAGCTGCAAGAGCAGGGAGGAAAGTGTCCCCTCACTAGTTGCTCAGGATAGCAGGACagtgtgcagcaggaggggtCAGAGGAGCCTCACAGTACCTGGGCGGCTCTCCTCAAACTTCTCTTCCTTATAGTGATCAACAACAATGTCTGTCTCCACAGAGATCAGCTTCTTCTTGTCAAACTCCCGGAGGTGCAAGAGTGCCAGCTCATCAAACTGCTCATAGCAGAACAGCACCTGTGCCAGCAAAGGGATGGTATCACATTGTTTGGGATGTAACAGCATTCCCTCCTTCCAAGGCAGCTCAGTGCCAAACAGCAGGGACATCACACAAGAAACTCACAGGTTCAACCCCACAGTGATTATGAAATAAAACCCTTGGAGGGACTGGTGGCAGGTCTGCAGCTGAACAagtcctgctgcccagggaaagtGAGAGCCAGCACTGACTCCAGTCCTGAGAGAGACACCTGCCCACAGAGGACAACTGTAACACCAttacagccctgcacagcagctcccaggctcctgctctTGGGTCCAGCAAAGGTAGGAAACAGATCTAAGAGGTATCTGTACAAGTGctaaatcacagaataagctgagttgTAGGGAACCATCAGGATCATTGTGTCCCAACTCTTGTCCATGACCAGcacaccccaacaatcccaccctaTACgtgagagcattgtccaaatgcttcttgaactgggacaggcttggtgctgtgagcacttccctggggagcctgtcccagtgcctaACACCTGACacccaatctaaacctctcAACTCAGCTCtagccattcccttgggtcctgccGATGGTCATGAGAGTGAAGAGATCAATactgcccctctgctgccccttGTGAGGATGTTGAAGACcacagtgaggtctcccctcagtctccctttctccagctgaacagaccaagttCACCTCATGGCTTCTCctccaggcccttcaccatcctcatggccCTCCTTTGGATACTCCTAACAACTGAATGGTTGCTTTTTTAACATTGTGGTTGAGAGTGTGTGAGAGGTTCCTCTGGCCTCATGCCACAgtctgagcagaggcagagggggCCGGGCAAACGCACTGCTCAGCTTagagagccagccctgagcactgctgcagcagctcagggtgttACCCTGGTTGTGGCACCACTGCTCACCcacctccatgtccttcttcttcatggccTCGAAGTAGGGGGAGTGCTCGGCCAGGTGCCGGTTGGGGGCACACAGGTAGTAGATGTTCCTGCTGCCCGCCTTCATGCGCGAGCTGTACTCGGGCAGGCTGGTGAGCTgccccgcgggcagcgccgACGACTCGTACCGCAGCAGCTTGGCTATATCCTCCTGCAGGAAACACGCTCCTGTCAGCTCCACCcaacccctcccagccccatgcTCCTGTGATTTCACTCAGCTCAACcccacccctcccagccccgTGCCCTTGtcagctccctgagctccaccccacccctcccagccccgTGTTCCTGtgagctccctgagctccacccacccctcccagccccgTGCTCTTGtcagctccctgagctccacCTGACCCCGCCCAGCCCCGTGCTCCTGTGAGCTCCCCGCACTGCACcccacccctcccagcccccaaGGATTCCTGTGCCTCTTGGCAGCCCTACAAAGACTCAGGGGATTCTGAATCTCTCCTTTACTGCTCCAGATATTAAAGAGGCAGAAAAGTGACCTAGACAGGATGTAGGTCAAGCTTTCCTGGAAATGGGAATCAGGCAGAAGACAACAGAAGGGAAAGGCCCATCTTTGTTGCCTTTTGTAGCTGACATTGCACCAAGGAGGGCTGACAACAGCGTGGGTACAGAGACTCTGCAGGGCCTCAAAATAAATGGGAAGCACTATCAGTCAGAAAGTGAAAATTTAGGCACTAGAGAATCTTGGTAGACCCAGGAACACATGGGCATGCAAGTTCCATGGGGAAGTAGCAGCCTCCCTCACCCCAGCTCATGGTAATCCTTCCCATCAGCTGCAGTGTTTCAAGACTCCTGGTACCTTGACATCCTGCTCTGCTATCGTGACAATCCCCTCTCTCATGAATACCCCGTACTCCTCAAAGAATTTGGCATATTTTTCAGGGTCCTTCTTGCACTGGTCAATGAAGAACTTGATCAACctcttctgcaaaacatcacggAGCTTCCTGCAGGAGGAACAAGCCTTTTTAGAGATAGCTGCTAGAGCAAGACAAGACATTTTAGGTGAACatctctgtgcagggctgtagTGAGTCCACTGTCCCCTTTCCCTCATGGCTTTACATCTTTTCCTTGTATCTCAGTCCAGAGATACTCTTGCTTACCTGATCAGGGcactctcctgcagcagctccctgctgagaTTCAGGGGTATATCCTCACTGTCCACAACACCTGGAACACAGAGCAACCCTTGAACAGTGACGCAAACACAAGTGCCAGGCTCAGGAGGGCAGCCCTTGCCTCATCCCTGTGGAAGGTATTGTCCACAGCCTGCTATTCCTGGTGCAACACACACCTCTAAGGAAGCGCAGCCACTTGGGCAGGATGTCTGCAGCTTTGGTTTGGATGAGGATTTTGCGGCTGTAGAGGGCAACGCTGGAGCCCATTTCCCTGCTGATGTCAAACATGGATGGcttctgcaggaaaagagaCAGGAGGTAACATCAGCACTGTGCAGAGTGCTCATGTCACACTGTGGTGTTCCCTACAATGCTGAACCCAACAAGAGCTGAAATCTTGGCTCTCTTCCCTAGGGACCTACCTGAGCCATCCCCCTGCTCAGTATCCCAACtaccctgcagcacccagcacactGCAGCAATGCCACACTGGAGGCAGCCATATCTGCCTCCTCTCCCTAAGGAGCTCTCCCCTTtgagagcagctgggcagaTGTGCCAGGTTCCCAGAACAGGACACATACTTGCTCGGGCACATAGAAGATGCTGCGGATGTTGAGGGGAGCGTCGGTCTTGTAGTGCAGGATGTACCGGGGCTTGTCGTACGCCTGCGCCACGAAGCGGTAAAACTCCTCGTGCTGCCACTCGCTGATGTCCTTGGGGTCCAGCATCCACAgagcctgtgcagcagcagggaacacAGTTCTCATCAGCTCCAgaatgctggagcagggaaactGAGCCTTTCAAACAgactgctctgcacagcctgggagcGAGATGTGGCTCAGGCACATTATCACAGACTAAAAAACTCCTGCCCCTCATCTGGCCTCAGGCCACCCCTCAGAGGTAACTCTTGCTCCGCAACATATATAGAGCAGCTTTGTTTAGCCCAAAACAAACAGGATTTGGCTAACCTCCTTTGCCAATGGCCATCCTGGGCAGATCCCATAGCTCAACTGACTGGCAGTACTGGTCAAGTTCTCAAGGCCAGACCagcaagcaaaggaaaagcagaagtttaAGTGAGCCTTTTGCAACCAACCTGCCTCCCTGATGGAGGTCACTGTCTCAGCTAAGAGctgaagcagctcctgcactgcctgtTTCCTGCTGATTTGTTCAGCAGCTTTTGAGATGCTTTGTGAACCACTGCAGGGTCACTGCTCCAGCACTGTTTCCCATGTAAACTTATGCACTGAAGCCATGAGCTCTGGcttccatctgctgctgctctaaCCCCTCAGTGCTTTCTGAAGCACTCAGCCCATGCTCACAGCATGTTTCAGTTTCCAGTACCTCAGCTAAAGTCTTGCATCTAGCAAAGATGGGGGACTCAATGCAGAACAGTGTGTTTCCAGCTGGGTGAAGCCCATCTCAGTCACTGCCTCTCTTTGCCAGTCAAACCCAAATGAGTGACAGGAGTGATTTCTGGGGACAACACAAACATCCAGCCCATCCTCAGAGCCCAAGGGTTTCAAgtccctggcagccctggaaTCCTCAGAGGCTTGTTCCACTCATTTCCAGCACACACATGTGTCCTGGAGGGTCTGCAGGATCACAGGGAGGATTATGGACTCACTGGGAGCTAAGGTGTTCTACAGTAGCTGTGTTAGGGAAAGTGCTGCATTCTCAGGGGCTCACTTGTAGCTAACAGTTATCCCAGTTAGACCAGAGAAGCCCCAGCTTCATGCTGTGAGCACTCAGGAGCTCATTGAGGAGAAACCCCACCAGGGAACCAGCTGTGGCTCTATTTGCAGTGAACTGATGCTGATGTGTGGAAAAACACAAAGCCAAGATCCTGGATAAAGAAAAGGCATGAAATGGGAGCATAATGAGAATAAAGCTGTTGCTGTAACCCAAGGGAAAACAGACTTTCTGATAAGAAGATAAAAGTCCATGACTCTATTAAGGGCATTTCACCCCTTGCTCTACTACTGCTCTTCTCCAGGGAGCCTGTTCTATTGATTGTCACATAGAGAGAGCAAACAGCTGTCTAAAgctatttctggttttgtaatTTAAGGGGCACAGCTAGAAAGCCTTTGGAACAGAAACACTATTATGCAGGAATCCAAATAAATAATCAGTGACTAATAACACCAATTACAGAACCTTAGATAAATTAACATGCTAAAATGTTTAAGTACAGTCTTGAAAGTCTGTGCAGTCAGTGCCACAttccaggaaacaaaaaaggcaCACACAGGCTCTCTACCTGCTCTCTTAGTTGAGAAAGCTTTGAACAATCAGAGGAGGAGATGTTTAAGGAAAATGATTAAtagatttctgttttaaagataattaattTCTCCCAAGTGATGCCTGCAATTGTGCCAAGAACATCTGAGTAAAATGGATCTGGCTGCAGTATAATGCCAGTGGTCAGAAAATGCCAGCATCAAGCAGTGCTCAGCTAGGAGCTGGGAATAAATCAGTCTGAGCTGAGCTGCTAAAAAAGCCCAACCACTCCCTGGCAGTGGCTATTCCACGTAAAGGACAGAAAGAACTGCAGTGAGAGGTGTCAGCACACCAGCAATACGAGCGCTACAGCATTAACACATCACAAGAACAGAATATGCATtataaaacactgaaagaaTAATTCAAGATAAGGGAAGATACAGATCTTGCTGATCTCCAAGAATTTTTCACAATAAATGCAAACAAGCTGTTGCAGGTATGAGTTCAGCTGGATTGTCTCCTTTTGTTCTAATTAACTGATCACTACAAGGCCTGTGATATCCTGGACAATTCTCCCCTGAtttccagggacagcagcagctttatGCTGTTTCCTGTctccagcagagcactgcagtggtTCATCTCCATGACCTGACCTGATACCTCACCTGTAATGTGTTAATTCTTCTCCCATTGAGGTACAGGGGGAAGCTGATGAAGTTGCTGTATTTCGTCACCACCTCTGGAATGGAAAGAAGACACAGAAGGGTCACCTTTGTGAAAACAACACAGCAGGAATTCCCTCAGTAACAGCAGGTGGAAGGAGttgcaggagaggaaaaaacctgTAAATTCACCTCCCATTTGTGGGCACCAACAGACttcacagagccccaggggtAACAGCATTCAAATCCTCTACTCACCCTTGACTCGGTCTTCATTTGCAAACTCTTTGCAGTCTTCTTTGAGGTGTATAATAATCTTAGTCCCAGCTCTGACCCCAGATGCTTCTGCAATCTCAAACATCCCTGAACTAGGattagaaaaaaacactgagTCAGTCTGTGACACCCATGATAGGACAGAGAAATTGTTAGTTGTACTAAGAGCGCACACAACATTTCAAGGCCaagaggaaaaggcaaaaaagtcTTGAATGCTCCTCGTGCCTCtgagaaaccccaaaatatATGTGGCTGTTTTCTCCACAGAGACTCCAGACCCAGGACACACTGTTCTTCAAAGACACTAGCTACtgaaaacccaaaccagtctggtGTCTCAGTTTTCTCGAGAATTTAAATAACGTAgtaaattctttattttgaggAAATTTTAAGAGGATGCTGAGCTTATCACCCTCAGAAGCTCCAATTTCAACACATCCAGAAGCCCACAGCTTTGTCATCCCAGATATTTGCAACTTCAAGCAAAAAGCAAAGGATGTGCACACAGCAGTGACCCACGGGGAGATGTTCCTGCAGACCCCAGTGCTGCAcaagctctgctctctgtgggTGCCTCAAGCCAAACCTCTTAGACCAAAGAGGTTCAgtttgtccctgtgctgtggggccccctgagctgcctgcctgccagcaggaatggaagaggagaggcaggTACACTGTCCACAGCATGCCTGCTCTGCAAACCAACTCTGTCCCTGCAGTTTCCACACTGGCACATTTGGCCATGCTTTGTTACTGTTACTGCATAACTTGAGCAGGACCCAAACCCGTCAGCCAGGTCCTGAAAGAGCACACAAGCCCTGTCTTTCCACAGCTTTCAGGCCATGCCTGGTGTGGACACAGACCCCCCACCACTGCCAcccccctctgcagcctcacCCATCGGATGACCAGTGGTAGCCTGGGCTGCCTGGCTCCGCTGACTGTGAGAACACCTCCACTTTATCAGCCACCATGAAGGCTGAATAGAAACCCACTCCAAACTGGCCGATGATCTTACTGCTGGcttcagcctggctctgcagagcttctaGAAAAGCCTACAGGAACAAAGGAGACACAAACCAGCACACAGTGACTTCAGGTACTGCTGGAGGGAGTGGGCTGGGCTCCTCAGGCATTGCAGCCTGGCAGTCCAGCACCCTCATCCCATGCTCCTGCATCAGTGCTCTCAGGAAGGTTCCCAAGGAAAAGGGTTTCTCTACAGAGACTGCACCTCTGGAGAAGGGGAGCACTGCTTAGtgcagtaaaagaaaaacaagcgAGAGCTCAGTCAGTCAGGAGCAGGAAACCTTAAAATGGTGCCTCCAGaggtgaaaacaaaaatcaggtACATATGCACAACACCttgctgtggggacagagctgctgctcccctggacATGGGATAAATGTCAAGTGGGTGGGTGCCCCTGTGTAAGGATAGCTGGGCAGGAGGGTGTTTGGAGTGAGGGCAGTGGGTGCAGCAGTGCTACACACAGGgcccaccagcactgcctgggctcCCTGGGCCTCCTAGATCTCAGCAGAGACCACTGAAAGCCAGAAAACTCCACAGGCAGGTTTCACCTTCCAAGAGGGATGTAATttcacagctgggctgagggCCAAAGGacaaaacagaatgaaaaattactgGGAGAACAAAAGTAGTTGTAATTGAAGAAGAGTTTTCTAAGGGAGGGAGAAGGGTCCTCATCCCAAGTTACCTTTGAGCCTGATCGAGCAATGGTACCAAGGTTAGaaaccagctcctcctgggtCATCCCAATACCTGTGTcctgaaaagaaacagcaattgCAGCTGAAATTTTAGTAGGGAATCATTGCCCCAAGCAACTTCTGCCTCCAATTCCcactttccccttcccctctgaGTAGTAAATCCAATAGCAGACTTCAGCTGTGAATCCCT
Encoded here:
- the TRAP1 gene encoding heat shock protein 75 kDa, mitochondrial; its protein translation is MAAARGGRCLLAALRRSGAAPRLRPPAAKGAACLQRQILHRWSLQHNIPACSIPAVRMYSTQTAESKEEEPLHTIISNTENVKGTASKHEFQAETKKLLDIVARSLYSEKEVFIRELISNGSDALEKLRHRLMTEGKALPELEIHLQTDSRKGTITIQDTGIGMTQEELVSNLGTIARSGSKAFLEALQSQAEASSKIIGQFGVGFYSAFMVADKVEVFSQSAEPGSPGYHWSSDGSGMFEIAEASGVRAGTKIIIHLKEDCKEFANEDRVKEVVTKYSNFISFPLYLNGRRINTLQALWMLDPKDISEWQHEEFYRFVAQAYDKPRYILHYKTDAPLNIRSIFYVPEQKPSMFDISREMGSSVALYSRKILIQTKAADILPKWLRFLRGVVDSEDIPLNLSRELLQESALIRKLRDVLQKRLIKFFIDQCKKDPEKYAKFFEEYGVFMREGIVTIAEQDVKEDIAKLLRYESSALPAGQLTSLPEYSSRMKAGSRNIYYLCAPNRHLAEHSPYFEAMKKKDMEVLFCYEQFDELALLHLREFDKKKLISVETDIVVDHYKEEKFEESRPAGERLTEKEAEDLMAWMRNALGSRVTGVKVTTRLDTHPAMITVLEMGAARHFLRMQQLAKTQEERAQLLQPTLEINTGHALIKKLSELKDSQPDLAQMLLDQIYENAMIAAGLNEDPRPMVNRLNELLTRILEKN